The genomic segment tTTCACAATGGGTTTTCTTGAAAAGGGCATCAGATGCTTTCATTCCCTAAAGTGAGCGGTGAGCATCATTTGCCACTGCAGCTCTTGTTTATATGGACAGACCAGTCATGAAGAACAGAAAATGAACCATAACAGGGTGATTTCTGTAAAGTATACCGATGTACAAAGGGAATAAAACATTCAGGTctaataaatttaataaaataatataaacatgGTAAATTAAATTACAGAAGATTTGACAGACGATCAAAATCGAAACCCTACagagtttctttttttgaaTATTTACATGGTCCCGGCAGTGTTGACGCATAGACCTGATCAACCTCTGCACAGACTGCTGTGGGATACTCCACCACTCTTCTTTTGCAGCTGAAGCCATTTGGCAAAGGTTGGATGTTCTagattgtttcattttcattgacACCAAGATAAGATttgtacttaaaaataaaaaacacactatCTGTGCAGTATTCCACATTTTCCATGAATATTTGCATTTGAGTTGGTATAAGTATTGCTTCCAAGAATGGTCttgttatttattgttatttatagttGAAAATATCTTGTTTCTTTTGTAAAGCTTATTAATTGCTACCATTATCTCCTCAGTCTTTAATGTATAAATGATGGGGTTCAACAGAGGAGGAATGACAGTGGCCAAGGAAGTGTTTATTATCCTGGCATTGGGGTGAATAGTGGCTGTAAATGCAACAAGGTAAGTGGCAGATATTGGGAAataaaacacagccactaagATTAGATGAGAGGTGCATGTTTTCATTGCTTTTAAGCGTCCTTCCATTGATGCAATTTTTATCAAAGCAAATATTATACACAAATAAGATAATGCAATCAGCACCAAAGGGGCAATAAAATATAATGCTGTACAGAATATAGCAATTATGTTATTTGGAGTATAATCATTACAAGCCATACGATATGTTGGTCCATGGTCACAAAAATAACTTTCTATCATAGTTGTTTTACAGAAAGATAGTCTGGTAATAAAAATTATAGCTGTAGTCATTAGCCCTCCAGTGAGAATCCATACTACTGTTAACATCGCAAGCATTGCAGTGTTAGTTACAATAACGTGGTATTTTAGGGGAAAACATATAGCAACAAATCTGTCATAAGCTAATACCACCAGAGTAAGTgactgaataaaagaaaaaaaatgcacaaaaaacatATAGGACAAACAGGCTTCATATGAAATAAACCGAGATTCAAACAGGAAGGTGTCAATCAATTTA from the Lepisosteus oculatus isolate fLepOcu1 chromosome 5, fLepOcu1.hap2, whole genome shotgun sequence genome contains:
- the LOC138239120 gene encoding olfactory receptor 1E16-like; translation: MLSFRRLLKLNRSKSTMNSLNSTFLLNATFVRPQMFYISGFSNIPHVKYYYIFLCLVYALTVLGNSFIMFIIFLERSLHTPKYMAVFNLAVVDMCGSTALIPKLIDTFLFESRFISYEACLSYMFFVHFFSFIQSLTLVVLAYDRFVAICFPLKYHVIVTNTAMLAMLTVVWILTGGLMTTAIIFITRLSFCKTTMIESYFCDHGPTYRMACNDYTPNNIIAIFCTALYFIAPLVLIALSYLCIIFALIKIASMEGRLKAMKTCTSHLILVAVFYFPISATYLVAFTATIHPNARIINTSLATVIPPLLNPIIYTLKTEEIMVAINKLYKRNKIFSTINNNK